The following are encoded in a window of Clostridium thermarum genomic DNA:
- a CDS encoding carbohydrate ABC transporter permease, whose translation MDRLNIVQKTVVSIILSTMVIAVIVPILFFLNVAFSNDVELTQFPKKLIPSFSVTVKVAPAENGEYEIFHDRGDGEGYRSILTTKNPTKLENHFKRQYGVLISGEELLEDFSQTLEKGPMEFKYRKDFFFNFKQFFAIVNNSTKALKNSILVSLYTILISLSIGSLGGYAMARYNFKFKETINVGMLIVRMFPVVGISIPMAVLLIKFGLFDTLLGLALLYSIPNIALTAWITSSIFVGINRELEEASYIFGGNSFNTFMRITLPLAFPALAASSMYAFLTAWNDTISALILTNENQTLALVVYKAIGTTSSGIQYAAAGSIILILPALVFTFIVRKYVNQMWGGVEI comes from the coding sequence ATGGATAGATTAAACATTGTTCAAAAAACTGTAGTCAGCATTATTCTTTCAACAATGGTCATTGCTGTTATAGTTCCAATATTATTCTTCCTTAATGTTGCTTTTTCTAATGACGTTGAATTGACACAATTCCCTAAAAAGCTCATCCCAAGTTTCTCGGTAACGGTAAAGGTTGCACCGGCAGAAAACGGAGAGTATGAAATCTTCCACGACAGAGGGGATGGAGAGGGCTATAGGTCTATATTGACCACTAAGAATCCAACCAAACTGGAAAATCACTTTAAGAGACAATACGGTGTTTTAATTTCCGGAGAAGAGTTGTTGGAAGACTTCAGCCAGACCCTGGAAAAAGGACCCATGGAGTTTAAGTATAGGAAGGACTTTTTCTTTAACTTCAAGCAGTTCTTTGCCATAGTTAATAACTCAACAAAGGCATTGAAAAACAGTATTTTAGTTTCCCTATATACCATATTGATTTCATTATCCATAGGAAGTCTTGGAGGCTATGCTATGGCAAGATACAACTTCAAATTCAAAGAGACCATAAACGTGGGGATGTTGATTGTTAGAATGTTCCCTGTGGTTGGAATAAGTATTCCCATGGCAGTATTGCTTATCAAGTTTGGCTTGTTTGATACCTTATTAGGCCTTGCCCTATTATACTCTATTCCTAATATTGCTCTGACAGCATGGATAACTTCCAGTATATTTGTAGGAATAAACAGAGAACTTGAGGAAGCCTCATATATCTTTGGAGGAAACAGCTTCAACACCTTTATGAGAATCACTCTTCCCTTGGCTTTCCCTGCACTTGCAGCAAGTTCTATGTATGCATTTTTGACAGCCTGGAATGATACTATATCAGCTTTGATATTAACTAATGAAAATCAGACCTTGGCCTTGGTAGTGTATAAGGCTATCGGTACAACCTCCAGTGGTATACAGTATGCGGCAGCAGGTAGCATTATATTAATTTTGCCGGCCTTAGTATTTACATTCATTGTAAGGAAATACGTAAACCAAATGTGGGGCGGAGTAGAAATATAG
- a CDS encoding ABC transporter ATP-binding protein: protein MSYLVLKDLEKRYSKAGALIVNKMNLSIEKGEFIVFLGPSGCGKTTTIRMISGLEEVSGGDILIEGESILNKKPRDRGVSMIFQSYAVWPHMTVFENIAYPLKLQKVPKDEIKKRVYAAAEAADITALLDRYPAQMSGGQRQRVAVARAIVVKPKIFLMDEPLSNLDAKLRVSMRTELKNIHNNEKSTSIFVTHDQSEAMSLADRIVVMNKGIIEQIGTPMEVYHDSATKFVASFIGTPPTNFFDVKIELGDGQLNAVGDGFRYKVQEELREALRPYINKNVDMGVRPEFIGLSVDGNKGPGFLCEATIDFVEPQGTHSILITRVAGEEVKIMTTNHMEIKPNTVVNLHVKDGKAMFFDKETTKRIK, encoded by the coding sequence ATGAGCTATTTAGTATTGAAAGATTTAGAAAAAAGATATAGCAAAGCCGGTGCTTTGATAGTAAATAAAATGAACTTATCCATTGAAAAAGGCGAATTTATCGTATTCTTAGGACCTTCAGGCTGCGGTAAGACCACAACCATAAGAATGATTTCGGGACTAGAGGAAGTAAGCGGCGGAGACATTTTAATTGAAGGTGAAAGTATCCTTAACAAGAAGCCAAGAGACAGAGGAGTATCCATGATATTCCAAAGCTATGCGGTATGGCCTCACATGACTGTGTTTGAGAACATAGCCTACCCCTTAAAGCTGCAAAAGGTTCCAAAGGATGAAATTAAAAAGAGGGTTTATGCAGCAGCTGAAGCGGCAGACATAACAGCCTTATTGGACAGATATCCTGCCCAAATGTCTGGTGGACAAAGACAGAGAGTGGCCGTTGCCAGAGCCATAGTGGTTAAGCCAAAGATCTTCTTGATGGATGAACCCCTGTCAAACCTTGATGCAAAGCTTAGAGTTTCAATGAGGACTGAGCTTAAGAACATACATAACAATGAAAAATCCACTTCCATTTTCGTAACCCATGACCAGTCAGAAGCCATGAGCTTGGCAGACAGAATAGTGGTTATGAACAAGGGAATCATTGAACAAATAGGTACACCTATGGAAGTATACCATGACAGTGCCACTAAGTTCGTAGCATCCTTCATAGGAACACCGCCTACAAACTTCTTTGACGTTAAGATAGAGCTGGGAGACGGCCAGCTAAATGCAGTTGGAGATGGCTTCAGATACAAGGTACAAGAAGAATTGAGAGAGGCCCTAAGACCATATATAAACAAAAATGTGGATATGGGAGTAAGACCTGAATTTATAGGGCTTTCTGTTGACGGTAACAAGGGACCGGGTTTCCTATGTGAAGCAACTATAGACTTTGTTGAACCACAGGGAACCCATTCAATCCTGATCACTAGGGTTGCCGGCGAAGAAGTGAAGATCATGACAACAAATCATATGGAGATTAAGCCGAATACTGTGGTTAACCTTCATGTGAAAGACGGAAAGGCTATGTTCTTTGATAAGGAGACAACAAAGAGAATAAAGTAG